Proteins encoded by one window of Agelaius phoeniceus isolate bAgePho1 chromosome 5, bAgePho1.hap1, whole genome shotgun sequence:
- the NTF3 gene encoding neurotrophin-3 has product MVTPTTILQVNKVMSILFYVIFLTYLRGIQSSNMDQRSLPEDSINSLIIKLIQADILKNKLSKQMVDIKENYQNTVQKTDAQQDIDREENVKSDFQPVFSVDTDLLRQQRRYNSPRVLLSDNTPLEPPPLYLMEDYIGNSVVVNRTSRRKRYAEHRGHRGEYSVCDSESLWVTDKSSAIDIRGHQVTVLGEIKTGNSPVKQYFYETRCKEAKPVKNGCRGIDDKHWNSQCKTSQTYVRALTSENNKLVGWRWIRIDTSCVCALSRKIGRT; this is encoded by the coding sequence ATCTTACAGGTGAACAAGGTGATGTCCATCTTGTTTTATGTGATATTTCTCACTTACCTTCGTGGCATCCAGTCTTCCAACATGGATCAAAGGAGTTTGCCAGAAGATTCGATAAATTCTCTTATTATTAAACTCATTCAGgcagacattttaaaaaacaagctTTCTAAGCAGATGGTAGACATTAAGGAAAACTATCAAAACACAGTGCAGAAAACAGACGCTCAGCAAGACATagacagagaggaaaatgtGAAATCAGACTTCCAGCCAGTTTTCTCAGTGGATACAGATCTCTTGAGGCAGCAGAGACGCTACAATTCTCCCCGAGTCCTTCTGAGTGACAACACGCCGCTGGAGCCGCCGCCCCTGTACCTCATGGAGGATTACATCGGGAATTCCGTGGTGGTGAACAGAACCTCCCGGCGGAAGAGGTATGCAGAGCACAGGGGCCACCGGGGGGAATACTCCGTTTGTGACAGTGAAAGCTTGTGGGTCACGGACAAATCCTCCGCCATCGACATCAGGGGACACCAGGTGACTGTTCTGGGAGAAATTAAAACGGGCAACTCTCCAGTTAAACAATACTTTTATGAAACGAGGTGTAAAGAGGCCAAGCCTGTAAAAAATGGCTGCCGTGGCATTGATGACAAGCACTGGAACTCGCAATGCAAGACATCCCAAACTTATGTCAGAGCACTGACTTCAGAAAACAACAAACTGGTGGGCTGGAGGTGGATACGGATAGACACCTCCTGTGTGTGTGCCTTGTCCAGGAAAATAGGAAGAACATAG